cctgccttggcctcccaaagtgctaggattacaggtgtgagccaccacgcctggcctatatttaGATTTTCAAGGCCAGTTTCTGGAATTTTTAAGCAAAGTACACAGGTTAAACATTATGAGACCTtagaatagaaaaacagaagagaggctgggcatggtggttcatgcctgtaatcccagcactttgggaggccaaggccagcgcatcacctgaggtcgggagttcgagaccagtctgaccaacatggagaaaccccgtcactactaaaaatacaaaattagctaggcgtggtggtgcatgcctgtaatccggggagtttctcttgttgcccaggctggagtgcaatggcactatctcgactcaccgcaacctccacctctctggttcatgcaattcttctgcctcagcctcccgagtaggtgggatcacaggcatgcaccaccacgccaggctaattttgtatttttagctgagatggggtttctccatgttggtcaggcaggtcttgaactcctggcctcaggtgatctgcccacctcagcctaccaaagtgccagaaacaggcttgagccaccgcgctggcattggagaattctttttttttttggttttcacatttttattgggAGCCGTGGGAGGGGCCGCCTCTGTCAGTGAAGGTGCTCACAGTTTCTTCAGCCACTCCAGGCTGGGGCCCTGAGGGTCCTGGGGGTGGCTGGGCACGTCCGGCACGTTCTCATCATCACGGACGGGCACTGGGTAGTTGTAGGGTGTGGCCTCATTGATCATGATGGAGTACTTGAAGTAGGGGCTGAATGAGGGCATAATTATAGCGAGGCCCCCGATGACAAAGGACGCGACCAGCACTGGCTCCTTGTCCCAGGCATTCTTGAGGAAGGCGCTGAGCCTCGCAGCCATCTTGGTCTCCGGCATTGGAGAATTCTTAAACCATTGTAGCAGTATAGTTCAACAATAGTAAAAGGTGGTTTTAGTCTCTGGATCCTGCCATTCAAAAGCAAAtgataggccgggcatggtggctcacgcctgtaatcccagcattttgggaggttgaggtgggtggatcacttgaggtcagcagttcgagaccagcctggacaacatggtgaaaccgtgtctttactaaaaatacaaaaaatagctaggcgtggtggtgcgtgcctgtaattccagctactcaggaggctgaggcaagagaatcgcttgcacaagggaggcagaggttgcagtgagctgagtttgttccactgcactccagcctgggcaacagagcaagactctgtctcaaaaaaaagaattgagacacagcctcgctctgttgcccaggatggagtgcagtggcgcgatctcagctcactgcaacctctgcctccagtgttcaagtgattctcctgcctcagtctcccaagtagctgggattacaggtgcccgccaccacacctggctaaatttttttttttttttttttaaagtagagacggggtttcaccatgttggccaggctagtctcgaactcctgacctcgtgatctgcccaccttggcctcccaaagtgctgggattacaggcatgtccttaaccttgtcTACATAAACCTGTCAATTGatttgagacctgtctcagatactttttggctTACAAATTGACTGAATTGAGGAAGGAAGGCCCTTGTCTCACCAGCCCTCGCAAACCTGGAATCTACGGAGTGCTCCCCAAAGATATAGATGCAGGAGACTGTGCAATTGTCCAAAGTTTCCAGTTACCTTGCAGGCATTTAAGGTTGGTGACTgacagtgaggcaggagaacaaagaaaatgaagcagaagaAGAGCAAAGGGAATTAAACGTTGGATAAAGGGCAAAATAAGTAAAACCAGAGAGCAGAAGCAAGGTGAAGGGGCGGGTGAGCAAGAAGCAAGATAAATGGCAGAAGCTGAGGagacaaaacaaaaggaagattAAAAACTGAGTAAAAATCCcatggccagggaaatcaggacCAAACCAGTAAGGAACAGCTCTTTAGGCATAAGCATGCGCATTAAACACAAAAAGTATCTTTAACGTAAGGATAACCAGCTCATTAGCGCTCATACATATGGATGGCATATCATGCAGGTACTTAAAATTATGGAATGAAGACGGCCCTCAAGCGCACAGGGGCCAAAGTAACTAAGCAACACACCTATCATTCAAAAAGGTAGACACTGGCTACAGATTAGGCAGCcttgggaaaagaagaaaagcctggctaacatggtgaaacatcatctctacaaaaactacaaaaattagccgggcgtggtggcgggcgcctgtaatcccagctactcgtaaggcgaaggctgcagtgagccgagaccgcaccattgcactccagcctgggcaacacagcgagactacgtcgggaaaaaaaaaaaagacccaaactACACCAAGCTGGGGCTGATCTTATCTCGCAGAGGTCAGTCCGCTCTCCCCTCCGAGAGTGGAATACTGTGCTTAATAAACTTGCTGCTTTGCTATCTCTGTGTGACTCGTTCAAATTTTTGTTCGGGGCACCAAGAGCCTGCAACTGTGCGGTAACAGCAGCTATTGGGCAGCGTAGAGTCTAGTCCAGGATCCAGCTTCGCCTATTGACTGGAGTCCGCATCCCGGGGGAATGCGATGGCCAGAGGGCAGAGGTGAGCAAAATGCTCACGACGCCCAGCCCTGAATGAACCCAGGGGGTCAGAAGGGATGACTGCAGAATTCGCTCCCCCTACTCCCTCCGCCCTCGCTCCTAGTACCCGCATAAAGAGGCTTCGGGCCCCCACCCCCGGGACCCTCTGGTGTCCCACCATGTGACCGAGTCTCCCTGCAACAATGACTTAAAAAGAGCTGGGGCCAGCGCCGGACCTCTGGCTCTCGCTCCACGCCCTTTCCCCGGCCCCACACCCGCCAAGACCCCCCTCTCTACCCCACGCGCCTACCGCAGGCGTCCCCCTGCCAAGCCTTGGGTCACGGAAACCGTACTTGTGAACCGCAAACACACAACAGACTGCAGACCCGGAAGAACCTGAGCCCGTGTTGACCACACCGCCTGGCTAGGGGCGGGACTTCCGGCCCCGCATTTTTACTTCCGCTTCCGGTTCCCAGCGTCAACTGCAGCCGGGGTTCTGCGCTCGGGTGAGGAGCTAGTGGCGTCGGCAGGTTCGAGGCGATTCGAGGTGAGGGGGTCAAGCGGAGAGGCTCGGAGTTGGGGAAAGCTGTCGCGACCCAGCCACCCAGGGTCTGGGGTCGGTGGGAGGTGAGGCCAGGGAGTTTTGTGTCAGGGCATTCAGGCGTCGAGAAGGGGCGGATGCGCGGCTGCCTGGGGTTCGCGGCCCTGGGACAGGGGACTTGGCCTGGGAGTATTCGAGTGCGGGGGGTTGGGAGCAGAACGGAAGGCTCAGTAACCGAGAATTTTAGGGCCTGGGACTGGGAGACTTGTAGGCTGGGGCTTCTGGGTCTGGGAGACGCCCGAAGCTCTGATTTTGCTACTTCCCACCCCACTGCTCTGTGTAGCTCCAGCTAGGATGATCGAGGTTGTTTGCAACGACCGTCTGGGGAAGAAGGTCCGCGTTAAATGCAAGTATCCATTGGCAGCCGAGAGGCAGTGGTACTCGCAGGGGTGCTTGGCGTGAGGCAGGCAACTCAATCTGTTGTCGGATGGTTTTAGTTAAACCCGGGAGAGGGGGCGGATGGGGTCCTGGCAGATGGTATTCAGCCCTGGAATGTCCTCTTCCTCGTTCTACCGCTCCCATTTGCCTTAACTCCTCTGCGCCCAGCACGGATGATACTATCGGGGACCTTAAGAAGCTGATTGCAGCCCAAACTGGCACCCGTTGGAACAAGATTGTCCTGAAGAAGTGGTGAGTGCAGTAGTAGAGCCACTGGGTGGACTGGACTAGGCCGGAAGGTTTTGGTTTGGGGGAGCGCTGCAAGCAGCCCTTTGCTTAGGCTGGGCTACCTCATTCGGCCTCCAGGCTGAAGAGCCTACTTAGCCTTATCTCTGAAATGTCTCTTTTCCTTAGGTACACGATTTTTAAGGACCACGTGTCTCTGGGGGACTGTATCCTTTGTGTGACTTCTTGAGGAAGCATCTACATACCCAGCCTCGGTTATCTTCGTTCCAAACTAAAGTCTGCATGAGATAATGTTTATTAAGTGTTTAACTTAGTACGTGGCACATGGTGAGCACTTAGAAAGTGGGagctaggctgggcgcggtggctcacgcctgtaatcccggcactttgggaggccgaggtaggcggatcataaggtgaggagatcgagaccatcctggctaacacggtgaaaccccgtctctactaaaaaatacaaaaaaattagccgggcatagtggcgggcgcctgtagtcccagctgctcgggaggctgaggcaggagaatggcttgaaccggggaggcggagcttgcagtgaaccgacatcgtgccactgcactccatcctaggcaacagagcgaagactgtctcaaaaaaaaaaaaaagaagaagaagaacatgGGAGCTATGTAATTATTTGGTTGGGGAGAGGGTAGTTGGTGAAAGTTTGACTTCaagttcaaaatatttattactgACCTCCACCTGAGTGCTGGACAGTAGGTCAGGGTGGGGTGAGACTTAGGTATATCTATTGTGCAGAAGGAACAgaaactttttgaatttttattttatgtatttttttgagacagtctcgctctgtcgcccaggctggagtgcagtggcgcggtcttggtccactgcaaccttcacctcccgagttcaagcaattctgcctcagcctcccaagtagttgggattacaggcctgtgccaccactccttgctagtttttgtatttttagtagagatggggttctgccacattttccaggctagtctcgaactcctggcctcaagtgatcctcccgcctcggcctcccaaagtgctaggattatagccatgagccactacacttggcctAGAAGgaacagaaacttttttttttttgagatggagttttgctgttgttgcccaggctggagtacagtggcacaatcttggctcactgcagcctctacctcctgggtgtaagcgattctcctgtctcagccctccaagtagctgggattacaggtgcccaccaccacacccagctaacttttttgtatttttagtagagatgggttttcactgtgtttaaacatcacagtgttggccaggctggtctcaaactcctgacatcaagtgatccacctgcttcagcttcccaaagtgctgggattacaggcgtgagccactgcacccagccagaaatttTTTGGTAAAGTTTCAGTTCTCTCCGAATAAAAATGGCCTGGTCCAAAATGGGCTTCCTTAGCCCTGAACTGAGACCTCAGGCCACCCTGACCCAGCTGTGAATGGATGAGAGGGGTGGGGATGGAAGCCAGAGTCAGGATTCCTTAACACCTTTCCTTCAGATGAAATCCACGATGGGATGAACCTGGAGCTTTATTACCAATAGATGAGAATCCTCATCTTCCTGCTGCCCTGCTCTCCTTTCCCATCCTCATCCCCCACACTGGGATAGATGCTTGTTTGTAAAAACTCACCTTAATAAAGACTTAGATGTTGCTTTGTTGCTGTCTCTTTGCATGAGAGCTGTCTAGTGATGGATGGATTGGTCGCTGTTAGGTCATCACTGCACCATCAGTATGTACCTGCTGAAATAAGAGCTCCAGATCAACTGGATCCATGAGGGCAGAGTAGACCAGCAGGCTGGGAGTCTGTGTAGGAGCCCAGAGAGAGCTCTGGGGTTTGCTCTGGGTGTCTGAAGGTCAAGAGACGCTGGGATTATTGTCACCCTAATAGACCAAAGAGCCTCCAGGTCATGACAGTAGATGGAATTGTTAGGAATTAAGATTCTGAAATCACACAGACCTGAGGAGGTATAGATGAGTTTAAAGCATGTTTAAACATCCACAGTTCctggcaccattttttttttaagacagggtcttgctctttcacccaggctggaatgcagtggtgcgatcatagcccactgcagccctGAAGTGGACTCAGAcagtcctcctgcatcagcctcccaagtagctgggcggtgtgtaccaccatgcctgctaaaacttttttatttttatttttttttgagacagagtctcgctctgtcacccaggctggagtgcagtgcaagctctgcctcctggattcaagcaattctcctgcctcacttgagtgctgggattacataccatgtaaaattttttgtagagacagggtatccctgtgttgcccaggatggtcttgaactcctgacctcagacgatcgtccagccttggcctcccaaagtagtgagattataggtgtgagccatcatgcttggccCTGGCACTTCTTTTCAAGACAAAAATAAGGTGATAGCAGACAGTGTGGCACTCTAAGTGTGGCTACGTGAGCTCAGCCTCAAGAGTCAGACCAActagatttgaatttttttttttttttttttgagatggagtcagcccaggctgcagtgcagtggtgcgatctccgctcactgcaagctccgcctcccgggttcacgccattctcctgcctcagcctcccgggtagctgggactacaggtgcccaccaccacgcccggctaattttttgtatttttttcatagagatggggtttcaccgagttagccaggatggtctcgatctcccgacctcgtgatccgcctgcctcggcctcccaaagtgctgggattacaggcgtgagccactgcgcccggcttagatttgaattttctttttttttttgagacggagtctcgctctatcgcccaggctggagtgcagtggccggatctcagctcactgcaagctccgcctcctgggttcacgccattctcctgcctcagcctcccgagtagctgggactataggcgcccgccacctcgcccggctagttttttgtatttttagtagagacagggtttcaccatgttagccaggatggtctcatctcctgacctcgtgatccgcccgtctcggcctcccaaagtgctgggattacaggcttgagccaccgcgcccagctacaTTTGAATTTTGATTGATCCTTAGCATgtaatccttttgcctcagcctcctgagtagctggaagttataggtgcacgccaccacgcccagctaatttttttagtagagctggggtttcaccatgttagccatgatggtctcgatctcctgacctcgtgatctgttcgcctcagcctcccacagtgctgggattacaggcgtgagccactgcgcccggccctgaatttcttatttctttatacCACTCCTCCCACCAGTGGTGAGCATTAATACATTTAAGTGACTCTAGAAACTTTCTGAAATGACCTAGAGTTTTCATCATACGGGGATAGTTATATGTTCTGTAATATTTATATGCCATTCCACAGTTTGCTTttctatgctttattttttttaattattatttttgattattattattttgtgagatggagttttgctctttttgcccaggctagggtgcaatgatgcaatctcggctcactacaacctctgcctgccaggttcaagcgattctcctgcctcagcctcccaagtacctaggactacaggcaggagccaccacacctggctaattttttgtatttccagcagagatggggtttcaccatgttgaccaggctagtctcaaacgcctgagctcaagtgatccgcccgtcttagcctcccaaggtgctgggattacaggtgtgagcccttaGGCCAGCCATGATTTAGCAATTTTGAAACTACTTTTGTAGGTCTGGGCATATGGGCCTATGTAATACACACAAACAGGGTTGAACAAATAAGAGAGCTGGGTGTCTCACTGTGGAGAAGGAAGTTACAAATAAAACAGGAGATGGGAGTGCTTAAAATGAACCTTGTAGGATTGGATTTGGAGGCATCAGTCTGAATTCAAGGTTTTTGTTTAATAGATATATTAGTACCTATagatgtgtgtatacatatatatatatttccttgctCTGTCCACTTTGAGGGACCAGAAACAGTGACACTCCAGTAGCAGTGAGCACCCACCCTGAAACATAAAGAGAACACTAGTGGGATAACAGGACCGGGGGTGGAATTTGTGgtttagttaatagtattatATTGATATTGGTCTCTTAGTGTTGATAATTATATTATGGCAGGGTTTCTGAGCTTTGGCATTGTTGACCTTTTtgggttggattttttttttttttttttttgagacagagtctcgctgtgtcgcccaggctggagtgcagtggcacgatcttggctcactgaaacccccactccctgggttcaagcaattctccgcctcagcctcccgagtagctgggattacaggcgcctgccaccacgcctagctaatttttgtatttttagtagagatgggttttgaccatcttggccaggctggacttgaactcctgacctcatgatccacccaccttggccttccaaagtgctgggattacaggcgtgagccactgtgcccggcctttttttttttttctttttttttttgagacagtctcattctgtcacccaggctggagtgcagtgggaagcTTATGGCTAATTGCAGCCTCTTAACTCCTAGACTcaagatcttcccacctcagccttccaagtagctgggattacaggcacgtgccaccacacccagtgaatttttgtagagatggggtcttgccatattgcccaggcttgtcccagactcccggttcaagcagtcctcctgccttggccttccaaagccctggattacaggtgtgagccaccacgcccagcccttggGTTGGATAATTATTTTGGTTGGGGCTGTGCCTTGCAGGAtgttagcagcatccttggcatATAATACTAAATGCCAGTAGCCAGTAGCATCTCCTGTTCCAAAATGTCTGAAGATATTGTAATAACCAAAAATGTATCAAGatgttgccaaatgtcccttgggaAACAAAGTCCCTACTGGTTGAGAATtttgttctattatttatttaagacactAATATTACGGAAGGCTGGGTGAAGCGTACATGAAAACCCCACTGTTTTTCTAACTGCCCatgtctaaaattatttttttaaaaaagtatctttttgcccaggtgcagtggccaaaatcccagcactttgggaggccgaggtgggtggatcacctgaggtcaggggttcgagaccagcctgaccaacatggagaaaccccatctctactaaaaatacaaaattagccgggcatggtggcgcatgccagtaatcctcgctactcgggaggctgaggcaggagaattgcatgaacgagggaggtggaggttgcagtgagtcgagatagtgccactgcactccagcctgggcaacaagagcaaaactccgtctcaaaaaaaagtgtatttttattaTGCTAATACATGCTTGTAAAAAATGTTCTATTAAAActtacgcttttttttttttgagacggagtctcgctctgtcacccaggttggagtgcagtggtgcgatctcggctcactgcaagctccacctcctgggttcatgtctttctcctacctcggcctcccgagtagctggaattacaggctccctccaccatgctcagctaatttttgtattttttgtagagacagggttttaccatgttggccaggctggtcttgaactcctgacctcaggtgatcctcccgccttggcctcccaaagtgctggtgtgagccaccacgcccagcctaaaacttaaattcttaatttcttccttcacCTGCATCTCCAGTGATAGTCATTAACATATTGGAAAGAATCCAGAAGTTTTTAGTGATATAAATCTATAGTTTTTATATAATTGTGATAATTacatattacttatttttatttatttatttatttatttatttatttatttaatttttgagatagagtctcgctctgtcgcccaggctggagtgcaatggcatgatcttagctcactgcaacctctgcctcccgggttaaagcgattctgcctcagcctcccaagcagctgatgggactacaggcacgtgccaccgcacagggctaattttttgtatttttagtagagacggggtttcaccatgttagctaagatggtctcggtttcctgaccttgtgatctgcctgcctcggcctcccaaagtgctgggattacaggcgtgagccactgtgcctggcatattatttattttttaacaggtaattgataattatatataatttaatactcATACTGTTCAGCAGCTTGCTTTTTATGCTTTATATCTTTGATATCTTTCTATAAGTGATCTCTTCATAAATTTCCTttgctttggttttgttgttctttcttttttttttttttttcttttctttttttttttctttttttcttttttttttcattttttttttttttcagcccagaggtcttttatttatttatttattttaacacctattatgccatgaattcatagggaataggttccagcagctcaggctccttcccattggttctcacaaagtgtgcttctctgggtggagcaggctggcacttcagttgaacccaggtacctttctctttggcttctttctttttctgatcattttccttcacgTGTTTCAGGAAGCTATCTCTGCTCTTAGAATGCTTAATGTGCTCAATACGTACAttaattctcttggcaagaatcttgccCTTAACTTGTTTGTTTACAACAATGCCAACAGCATGCTGGGTAACGTTGTAGACTCTCCCAGTTTTGCCATGGTAACACTTGTGGGGCATTCCTTTTTGAACGGTACCCATTCCCTTGATGTCTACGATATCACCTTTCTTATAGATTTGCATATACGTGGCCAAAGGAACAactccatgttttctaaaaggccTAGAGAACATATATTGggtgcctctcctctttccctttgtgttcGTCATTTTGGCAAATTACTGGAAGATGGCGGTTCCGGCCGAAATGCTGTTCTTTCATACATACTATAATTGCTGTACCATATTATGACTTGCTTTTTCACCCGGCAGACAATACCAGTTAACACTACATATCCTAggtatgggccaggcactgttgtttgtttttggaggtgggttttttttttttctacatggggtcttgctctgtcaaccagactggagtgcagtggcataatcacagcctcactgcaccctcgacctctgaggctcaagctatcctcccacttgagcctcctgagtagctgagattacaggtgcgccaccacactcgcctttttttttttttttgagatgaaatctcgctctgttgcccaggttggagtgcagtggcacaatcacggctcactgcaacctctgcctcccaggttcaagtaattcttctgtctcaatctcccgagtagctgggattaaaggtgcccgctaccacgcctggctaatttttgcatttttagtaaagacagggtttcaccatgttaccaggctggtcttgaattcgaCTTCAGGttgtctgcccacctcagcctcccaaaatgctgggattacgggtgtgagccaccgagcctggcttgAGTGCTTTATGtggattaatttatttaatcttcacatcaaACAGAAGGATGTATTATTGCTTATCCCCACTTTGCAGATTGGGAAACCAAAGTACAGAGTAACATTAAGTAATCagttcaaggtcacatagcaagtGGCAGTGCCAGGCTTTAAACCCAAGTCTGGCTCTAGACTTCTCTTAGCCTTCTACTGCATCCTGCATCTAATTTGTTGTGGGCAGTTTTCCCTGAGTTCAGTTCACTCAGCCTCATTCTTTTTAGCGGTCACATAGGGTTCTATGCTAGGTGAACTGTAGTTGAACTGTTTGCTGTCAGTGTCTTCAACTCCCATATCTACCCACAGTTCCCGAACCCTGGGTCCCAAATACCTCCTCTGTGTCCCACGGGCTCTGCAGACTCTATTTTAAGTTGGCTAAAACTGAGCTCATCTCCTCCCACCTGCACCTCCTCCATGTTCTTATATGAATGTCAATGTCGGCACCCACTGGTCACCCAGGATGGAGGAAGGAGCCAGACTGCGAAGGAATAAGGGAAGTAAGCAGGTTCCAAAAGACGTGGAAAGCGTTTGGGTCCAGAGCCTAGGGAAAAGTTTGGccctgcaaaaaataaaagaggctggGTTAGCTTTGGACATCTGGGGAAACAGGTGGAATGAGGGAGGATGGAGGAGCCAAATTTAAGCATCGGGCACTTAGGTGCTCATCTCCAAGGCAACTGCATTGCTATGGCAACAGCAGAGGCAGCACCGCCCCGCCCAAGTACCACCTCGACCGCCGTTACCTCCGCAGCAGCCAGACGCTTCCGCATGAGAGGGCTGGGGGCTTGCGGACCTTCGGGAACGGCTCAGGAAGGCGGGAGTTGCTGCTGCATTAGCCAATCCATAAGCTCTGTCCCGCCTGGGTGGGCTCTGCGGCGAGGCGCGCCAAGAAGGGGTCGGGAGTTTTTTGGCGCTCGCTAAA
The sequence above is a segment of the Macaca nemestrina isolate mMacNem1 chromosome 20, mMacNem.hap1, whole genome shotgun sequence genome. Coding sequences within it:
- the LOC105478562 gene encoding ubiquitin-like protein 5, giving the protein MIEVVCNDRLGKKVRVKCNTDDTIGDLKKLIAAQTGTRWNKIVLKKWYTIFKDHVSLGDYEIHDGMNLELYYQ
- the LOC139360302 gene encoding large ribosomal subunit protein eL21-like, which encodes MTNTKGKRRGTQYMFSRPFRKHGVVPLATYMQIYKKGDIVDIKGMGTVQKGMPHKCYHGKTGRVYNVTQHAVGIVVNKQVKGKILAKRINVRIEHIKHSKSRDSFLKHVKENDQKKKEAKEKGTWVQLKCQPAPPREAHFVRTNGKEPELLEPIPYEFMA